From a single Andrena cerasifolii isolate SP2316 chromosome 8, iyAndCera1_principal, whole genome shotgun sequence genomic region:
- the Rpb11 gene encoding DNA-directed RNA polymerase II subunit RPB11, translating into MNAPPTFESFLLYEGEKKIIKEQDTKVPNAAIFTVNKEDHTLGNMIRNQLLKDPQVLFAGYKVPHPLEHKFVIRIQTTSDYTPHEAFMHAITDLIAELSLFEERFKEAIKEKKEGLD; encoded by the exons ATGAACGCGCCTCCAACCTTTGAATCATTCCTTCTGTACGAAGGAGAGAAAAA GATAATCAAGGAACAGGACACTAAGGTTCCCAACGCTGCAATATTTACGGTTAACAAGGAAGATCACACACTGGGAAATATGATCCGCAA TCAACTGCTGAAGGATCCCCAGGTTCTGTTCGCTGGATACAAGGTTCCACACCCCCTGGAACACAAATTCGTGATTAGAATCCAAACGACATCAGATTACACACCCCACGAGGCTTTCATGCATGCAATTACGGATCTCATAGCCGAGCTTTCATTATTTGAGGAACGTTTCAAG GAAGCCATTAAGGAGAAGAAAGAAGGCCTGGATTAA